The Panthera uncia isolate 11264 chromosome C1 unlocalized genomic scaffold, Puncia_PCG_1.0 HiC_scaffold_3, whole genome shotgun sequence genomic sequence AGCGGCGggctctctcccctccactgGGCGGCCTGGCCCGCGTGTGGGCCACCAGGAAGGGTGTGGTCTCGGGCCGGGctgagcaggagcagagagggcaaCGCAGCTGTAGCACCAGGACGGGGTGGGTcagcagagggagggcagaggtggcCAGGTGCAGCACGGCCCAGCGAGAGGGGGCCTGGCCCAACGACATGGGCACAGCCATGGGGACCCCTGATGACAGCGCCAGCAGGCTCAGCAGGGGTCCAGAGCTGTTGGAGGCTGCTCTGTCCTGCCTGTCCAGTCCCGTGTGGAACCACAGGTGGGCTGATGTCACCTGGCGGCTGCGTGTGTGCTTGGATGGCTGGAACACATACGTGAAGAGGCTCTCCTCGGCCTCCTGGGTCAGCTCTCTGGCAGCCGGCTCATCCCCACAGCTGGCACCTGCAGGAGATAGCGGGAAGGGAGAGGGCAGCCCGGACTGGCAGAGCCTGGGACCCCTCCTCCTCAGCCACTCTCCTGAGCGCTCTGTCAGACTTGGGGCCCCTCTCCGGTCTTGAGAGAACTGACAGAGGCTCTCCATTTGTTATTTCATCTCTATAGGACGCAGAAAATATAAGACGCTGCCAACTTCCCTCTGAAGTGGTTTTACCTATTAACATTCCTATCAGCAACGTATACGAGGCCCTGCCCACCCTCTACTTTCACTTGGAGCTGTTAGGCCTGAATCTCTGCTCACTGATAGTGTGAAATGGATGATAGTACTTTAGATACACAGGCAATTGTTTTAGTACCTCATATATCTTTTTACAAGTCAGAAATGTTGCACGATAAACTCTTTAAAACAATTccgcttggggcacctgggtggctcagtgggttaagtgtccgacttcagctcaggtcatgatctcacggtctgtgagttcaagccccgcgtcgggctctgtgctgaggctcagagcctgtgctcagagcctggagcctgctttggattctgtgtcttcctctctctctgcccctcccccgttcatgctctgtctctctctgtctcaaaaataaataaacattaaaaaaaaaaaaaacaattccgcTTAAGAGCGGCTCAGTCATTTGAACTTCCCACTcttggtcatgatcttgaggttcacggGATTGGACCCCGTGTCAGGGTCAGTGCTGACAGCaagaagtctgcttgggattctctctccccctctctctctgcccctctccactcatgcacgcgctctttctctctctctctcaaaatatataaataaacgtttaaaaaacacacacacaattccacttaaaaaaaaaaaaaaaggttaataccagagagaaaaaggagggacaGGAGGGGAAGGTAAACAGCCCAGGATAGAGGGCAGGGCTTTCTAAGAAAGGTGATTGGctagagggttactggaggggttgtgggagggggcatgggctaaatgggtaaggggcattaaggaatctactcttgaaatcattgttgcactatatgctaactaatttggatgtaaatttaaaaaacaaaattaaggggcgcctgggtggctcagtcggttaagcgtccgacttcagttcaggtcacgatctcacggtctgtgagttcgagccccgagtcgggctctgggctgatggctcagagcctggagcctgcttctgattctgtgtctccctctctctctgcccctcccctgttcatgctctgtctctctctgtctcaaaaataaataaacgttaaaaaaaattttttttaaattaaaaaaaaacaaaaaaaaacaaaattaaagttaaaaaaagagagagagagagaaggaaggtggTTGGCATCCTTCCCCAACAGGTATGCAGGCTATACTAAACAATCTGGACTAGTTGACAGACTGGGGTTAGGACTATAGTGTGACACAGATTCTGTTATAAATCTCACAAGTGAtctattttgcagataaggagaAAGGgttgcaaaaatgaactactaagTGGCCAGGCTGGGATTCTGCCCCATCCCAGAGCCACACCAACTCACAGTGCTGCACGAGGACTAAAGCACAGGGAGGCAGGGGGTCCCCTCTGAGGGAAAGATGGGCCAGATTACGAGAAAGTCCACCCGGAAGAGGACTTTATtggttcagtcagtggaacatgggAACGTGCATAAGGAGATGAGAAGTCAAGAGAAAGTAGACTAATTTCCTGGAAAAGTGTCTCAACTAATCTCACTCCTGCATCTCTGATACCTTCTCAAGCCTCAGCTAATTGGGGCTAAAGAAACAAGATTCCGAGCAGGGagtggaggcagagaaagaaggaaacgtGGAAGGAAGGGGCCGATACCCAAATATCTCTGTTGCTAGAGACTCTAGGTCTCCCCAATGAGTATCTCCCAAATGCCTCCTCTCAGCCTTACATCATTTCACTTAATCCTAAGAGGTAGGCATTACTGcccgtttaaaaattttttttttcaatgttttttatttatttttgggacagagagagacagagcatgaacgggggaggggcagagagagagggagacacagaaccggaaacaggctccaggctccgagccatcagcccagagcccgacgcggggctcgaactcacggaccgcgagatcgtgacctggctgaagtcagacgcttaaccgactgcgccacccaggcgcccctgctgccCGTTTTAAAGTGAGGAAACGGAAGCTCAGGAAGGTTTAGTAACTGGTCCCCTGTTGCAAAGCCAGTTAAGCGGCGTgtatgggactcaaacccagaccTGTCTGGCTCCCAAGCCCACGCCTTATGTACCACACTGCTTCTCAAAGTCAAAGTCACCCTGCCAGTTCCCTGCCCTCATTACCTGTAGTTGGGAAAAGGATGGCCTGGGAgacatcctcctcctccctgggctgAGAGCCCCTGTGCACGAAGCCCCCCCGGGCATGTCTTCGAGGCAGACGCCTGACTCCAGGATCCCCACTTTCCTCG encodes the following:
- the INHA gene encoding inhibin alpha chain codes for the protein MLPQPPLLLLLLLSLKSGHGCPGPELDRELVLAKVRALFLDALGPPAVTEESGDPGVRRLPRRHARGGFVHRGSQPREEEDVSQAILFPTTGASCGDEPAARELTQEAEESLFTYVFQPSKHTRSRQVTSAHLWFHTGLDRQDRAASNSSGPLLSLLALSSGVPMAVPMSLGQAPSRWAVLHLATSALPLLTHPVLVLQLRCPLCSCSARPETTPFLVAHTRARPPSGGERARRSTPPLPWPWSPAALRLLQRSPEEPAAHADCHRAALNISFQELGWDRWIVHPPSFIFHYCHGGCGLTAPPDLPLLVPGAPPTPAQPLSLVPGARPCCAALPGTMRPLRVRTTSDGGYSFKYETVPNLLTQHCACI